In Quercus robur chromosome 11, dhQueRobu3.1, whole genome shotgun sequence, the sequence tctttgttcTTGGAGGGTTGTCGCCTCGAATACGACTAGTTATTTCTATTCATTCAACCGGGTCACAGCACATACAAAATTGTTTCTCACCCAAGAATACATATGACAAATATGAAATCTTGCCAGGCAAGCCAAAAACATAGGAGATGACATCAAAATTATAAGCTTTTTAGGCAAATATTAACACCAGAACTTTAATTGGCTAACACACACCATCTACGAAATACCATTTAAATTCATGTTCCACCATGCAAATAGTTCTATACCAAACCTAGATATTACTATGATAAGAAATCTTTAACTTATTTTGGCCATAGAGTTAGCGAAGCTAGTTTTGGGGTTAATTAAAAGCATAATAAAACATAAACTTTCTCCCTCAAGCATATTACTACTTgagacaaaacaaaaatgaacccTATCATTGTATCGGCATTCCTTGATGGAAGGGAAACTCTATATGTCACTCAAATGCCCATTGGTTCTCCTTCCGAACCTCTGGTTCTTCTTTTGGATTGTAATCATTCTTGATGTGGAATGTCTCACGAGTCTGTTGTGGAGTCTTTCCCTACATCATGTCTACCACATTCTTGAAAGTCAATTCCAATATCCCCTTAATGTTCAGATAGTTGGCCACCTAAAAATTGGAACAATAGGAACACCAATCCACCAAGTAGGACAATGAATACAAAATTAGAGAAGATTATGATATTGTCTTATAAACGAgtgaacaaaaatgaaattggTCAATACAAGATCCTACAAAGGGCATGCACACCACAAATACCAAAAGATACTAAAGCAAAAACTGCATCATAACATATAAAATACAAGAAATTCTAAGTTATAATCCTATAGTAGCCCTTTCTATAAAACCCGGCATCATACATTGTTTGCTTAGTTTCTTACAACATGGATGCACAACTACATATCAAGTAACAATGACAGTAAAGCGTAATCACTTCAAGGTTCTAAATACACTTTGTCAACAATCAAGAGCTAAGAGAACATCTTTTCTCATCATAAAACTAAATTCCTTTGATACCCAATAAGTAATCATGcatattaaaagttttaaaccaaAAGCAAATAGCACTGATATCACTATCAAACTGCTACCCATTGTAGCAAACAATCTTTTGTAATTGAAATGACATCTAGGAACAACAATTTATAGAACTTCTACCTCTccatcaatatttattttgttcactaattataacaaaataaccATGAGCTCAACAACACCTAAACCAACAAACCCAACTATATCTCCGCAACCAAGAAAACAATTCATGAAACCACCATAAGACAACAAAATCATTAACAATATGACCGACAACATAGTTCCATAACATATGTATGCAGAACACAACTTAATGACATAGAAAAATATTGGAAGAGGCAGAGGCAGACCTCAAGATAATCAACATATCATCAAACAGAACATTCACCTTTTTAACTTATTTACCCAGCATTAAAACAGATAAAAGAACCCATCTTTTTCCTTCTCACCTCTTATTTTCTCAGCATCAAAACAACACATAATTagtgatttttaaaattaaaaaaagaactattactatatttaaaaaaaaaaaaaaatccattcaaTGCATAACCCCACAAAAAAGACACATACTAATCAAAGaaaaacagttaaaaaaaaaaaatgaagggcAAAATATCAATCAGCCCATTGAAAACCAAAAACAGAAAACCTTTTCATTTGAAAAGTAAAACATAACAAGACTCAAATTTCCTGTCTTTTTCCATTTCACCCTCCTGTTTTCTCAGCATCCAAACACAGATCTGGAacaaaaatcttctttttttaaaacaacaaGAACAAAGATTGCATAACAAGCCCAAGGGCTAAAGTAGAATGAAGGGCAAAAGAAAACATTCTGCTCATTaaaccccccacccccccaaaaaaaatacataaattaaaaagcTTGTAATGGGTAAAGttccactctttttttttttttttgataggtaaaagaGCTAGTAATGGATAAAATTCCAATACTTATTGTTggatcattttaatattaaataattaaaatgaataaatgttacaacataaatgtaaagatgtgggagtgcatatggaagatgaggagttagtgaaaatgtttaatcgcatattgaaaaggagagagactatttattctttttaattgtggtgattaatgggatAATATGAATTGTTtcagatattgggctagatacgtGCGCAAGGAGGAGGTGAAGGGTGGAggtatcaaaaatggaaataaatCAGCCTCTTAGATCCTCAATAACCCACTTAATGGACTATCCGTTTGGGCCCTTTCGTTCTTCATAaactccttatctcaccattaaTTGTATAACTCCAGCCCATTAGATTAATATCTAACCATTAATATTGAAACATCCCACTACATcagaataatggacctaattaatcagattAATCTAGATAGTAATTTCTTGAGGCCCATTGAGCTTATAAATAGACTCATTTAGACCCAATCTaagttactaaaaaaaataccctaaaaaaaatatagagaggTTCTTGGCAAGGAAGGGTGTTCTTTCTGGTGGAGCTTtaggcttgaacactttgtgcaaAGGTTGTTCTAACCATACGACACTTGTTGGACTGTTGTATCTTGggggagacaagtcagagaaggtctgcactggttacaaagtttagccaactaaaagcttgaatctccttaaaaagAGCGAGTGCCGCATCTCAGTTCAAATATTACTGTGtaatttctctctttaaataaataatattcaaaagtattattcagtttctctttaTGTTATTTACAGCCCATCAgattaatatcaaacaattaatattgtaacacccactacatcagaataatggacctaattaatcagattAATTTGGGTAGTAATTTCGTAAGGCCCATTGAAcctataaatagactcattcAGACCCAATCCaagttactaaaaaaaaataccctaaaaaaaaaattagagaggtTCTTGGCAAGGAATGGTGTTCTTTCTGGTGGAgttttgggcttgaacactttgtgcaaAGGTTGTTCTAGCCGTACGACACTTGTTGGACTGTTGTATCTTAGGGGAGACAAGTCAAAGAAGGTCTGCACcggttacaaagtttagccaaccaaaggcttgaatctccttaaagagagcgagtgccgtacctcagtccaaatagtgttgtgtaatttctctctttaaataaataatattcagaagtattattcagtttctctttgtgttattttcattattattgtgtttgcaccaaaactttttctttctgATAACTAAAAAAGCTAGCAACAAGTAAAGTTCCAATCTTTTTTCCTTGCCACCCTTTTGTTTTCTCAAGATCCAAACAGGAACTCAAGAAAAGAaaccatttttttcattaaactataaacaaaccaaaaaaatcacaacataAACAATCAATGAAAGAAGTAAAATAAAGCAGAAAGAATCGCAAAAGGGTActttgaaaaggaaagaaagttGTAGCACGGACCAGAATGAGATCAAAGATAGTGTTCTGATCAACCTTGATGGACTTAGTGTCCCATTCATTGAGTGGGTCTATAAAGAATCATGTTGCTGCATCATTTCAGAGAGCATCAGTTTAGAGAAAATCTAAGAAAGCTAAGGGCTACATCAGTGCTGCATTTGTTGTAGAGTAGTCTAGAAATGACTTGTAGTTAATTAATAGAGTTGTTAAACTATATGTAGCTTAGTATAtagtgatagtttttagaccccttaaacaattgatttaacctaggtaattagccaagttgttatttagtccaattaaacaagtctaggttatcacaataataaagatcaaatcatgcaaagcagcggaaaataaataacacaagatatgatcacccaggaaaccaaaccggtaaaaacctggggaggatttgacctagctatcctcaaggtaaacttgaatctactatcttgaaagaatcgaatttcatacaataagacttacaagcccccatgctcgacttcttattgctaccaaccagtagaacttactgacacgaccacgtgcaagctccgaatccacggactccttctttcttggattcaccaccagatataagcacacccgcttgtgctttctttaaacttcaatggcagcaactgaattgatcatcaaggcgtagataaatcttctccttgaaacccctaagtttgtgtaaaggaaagctcctctagatctcataagagatttacacaaaccgtaaatatgagcaacactaaaacgtggctagggtttgccttttatacttaggacaaataagaaaccctaaaaacgttttaaaacacttagggctgagttggacaaatctgcagaaaaacattctacccaagtttcgattgatcgagcttgtctttcgatcgatcgagccaggccgaaaggcacaatgcttcctgctttaactcgattccaactttacataaaatcacaactttgagctaaactaaaaacacttctaaaacattgttttgatcatggtttgccaacaatacaaattagagttctaaatacataaaatcctaagattttagaacctaacaaactccccctttggcaatccgtgacaaaacacaactagaaactcaaagtttacaaaataaaaagcccttttcaaaataatgctcataaaacaaattcaattttaactactatccatcagttgcaagtgtagacagcagctcaattgaatcaacctgtatatttcctgaaacactaaacaaaatgcataaccgcatgtgtggaaacaatacaagtaaacaaattaacttcttgatttcaaacaacacacaaataaagacaaatatcaatgaataactcataaatataaatcaataagcagtttgaaacaagaaacatataaagttccaacaaaacataaaactccccctaacatgaatatcccatcaaaaacatggcaagagctaaaaatgtaaagtacaaagtgaagcacctagatacaatctaaactccacaagctccaaccaaaataaataaaactccccctgaaagcaaaaactctacaaagtactccccctttttgtgacggaatgccaaagggcaaacagaatccatcatcaaaagggaggtggtctaaactgtgccaactcCGTACGCAAGGCACAGATCTCAtcgagcatgtccaccaaaatctgtccatgagctgCCTGAATGGTCAAGACATAatccaacgtgcgacgaatgtctgaatcatccgtagcagtcggtggaggaacatcatcaTCAGCAACAGCACCTAAAGTCTCAGCAGCATcaacacctgtagaagagggaggagggggaacaccactagatgacacacctctaggacgagaaggagcaactctcaagtgagcagccctctgacaaagaaaggtggcacctatgggagcaacaacatgaacaggctcactaGACGGAAAACTATCTAAACCTAAAAAGAGCAAATCTATTGTGATTAGTTAGCTAATTCATATTGTATATAAGCAGCAATACTTGTAATCTATTCAATGCAATACACAAATTTTCATTTGGTGTTTTCTCCCTAGAATATTCTTTCTAAGAAAACCATAGAAACTCTATTTcttttcatggtatcagagcttcaTTAATGGCTTCTTTTGCTAGTTCTCCATCTTCTACAACAATAGGATGAACCTCGAGTTCTTCAATTACTCATGGTGTTAATccttctttgctactcttgtcAAATATGGCAAGTATGGTTACTGTGAAGCTTGATTACAACAATTATATGGTGTGAAGACACCAAATCGAAGTGATTTTGGTAGCATattcaatgatcaatttcattgatgatgatgatcatgCACCAGATCCTTTCCTTAAGGATAGCTCAGGAAACTTTACAACTGAAGCTAATTTAGAGTTCTTTCAATGGAAGAGTCGTGAACAGGCCTTGTTCACTTTCCTCAATTCAACACTCTCTCCATCAATCTTGGCTCTCACTGTAGGCCAAAAGTCTGGAAGAGGAGTTTGGAAAGTTATTGAGAAAAGGTTTGCATCAGTGTCACGATCTCACATTCTCAATTTGAGAAATGAGCTAATGAGCATCAAGAAGGGCTCAGAATCTATGGATTCTTTCTTCCAAAGAATTAAAGAAATCAGAGATAAGCTTGGAGCCGTAGCAGTCTATGTTAATGAAGAAGAGCTAATTCATCTAGCTCTTAAAGCCTTACCATCAGAGTATGATGCATTTTGCTCTATAATCAGAACTAGGAATGATGTTCTCACACTTGAAGAATTGAACACACTCTTAAATGCTGAAGAAAGATCAATCAAGAAAAGGTCAGATTTCAGGGATTCTACATCCTTGGCTATGGCAGTCAATCACTTTAATCAAGGTTTTACAAGAGGTAGAGGCAAGAATGGTAATAATAGAGGTCGTGGAAATGGCAGAGGTGGCAATAAATATCAGTTTTCTGGTGGTTACAACAATCAATTTTCAGGTCATGGTCAATTTCACAATAGCAATAATCAAGTCAGTGATCATCAATTCACTTCTTTTCCACAGATCAAGTCCAATTCTTCTCAGGGACAGAAAGTTGCTTGTCAAATATGTGGTAAAAATGGTCATTATGCTTTGGTCTGCTACCATCACATGAATTTTACTTACCAAGGTAGGCATGCTCTAGCTAAACCTGCCTTCATGGCTGCAAGATTAATGGCTGCAACTACAAGTGCAAATCGGAATCCAAATTGGTTAATAGACACTGGTGCTTTTGATCATATCATACCAGACTTGTCTCAGCTTTCCCTTGGACAGCAACCTACAACTAGTGAGTCTATAACAGCTAGCAATGGGCAAGAATTACTAGTAACACACATTGGAAATGGTAAGCTAATCACTCTTTCTCACAACTTCTGTCTAAATAATATACATAGGGTTCCTTAAATTGCTTCAAACTTGTTATCTATACACAAATTGtcttcaaaataatgcattttttatttttattttttattttgatgcaAATCAATTCTCAATTCAAGATTTGCCTATAGGGAAGGTCCTTTATCGAGGGCTGAGTAAGGATGGAGTCTATCCTATACCTCCTTTTGCTTTTCTgccttcatcatcttcttctcatGTCAGTCCTAGTGGCTTTGCTACAGTGTCTACTCAGACTTTGGCACAATAGGCTTGGACACCCTTGTACAAATGTTTTAAATTCTGCTATGTCAAACAATCCTTCTGTCAAGCTTTCTACTGTTAGTGATATCTGTTCTAAGAATACTTCTTGTATAAGTGCTAAAATGCACAAACTTCCTTTACAAAAGCATGTATCTAGTACTGAATATCATTTTCAATTAGTACATTCTGATGTATGGGGCCTTGCTCCTGTGACTCTTGTTCTTGAACAAagattttatgtgatttttgttgATGACTTTACTTGTTTTACttggttgtttttgttaaaacATAAGTCTAATGTGTTTAAGTTATTCTTGCATTTCAAGTCCTTTGTTGAAACTCAATTGAATGGTAAAATCAAGACCTTAAGGTCTGATGGAGGTGGTGAGTTTGTTAACAACGATTTCAAGTCCTTTTGTTTGGAGCATGGGATTCAACATTAACTCTCTTGTCCATATTCCCCTCAGCCAAATGGTATTGCTAAGAGGAAACATAGGCATATTGTTGAGAGTGGATTATCTATGCTTCACCACTCTAATCTTTCTCTTTCCTATTGGTCATATGCCTTTAGTACTGCAATTTATCTTATTAATAGAGTTCCTTCTTCTGTTTTGAATTTTATCTCACCTTGGGAAAAGTTGTATGATCACAAACCACCTCTTCATGCCTTGAAAACCTTTGGTTGTGCCTATTACCCTTTCTTGAAGCCTTACAATTCTCATAAATTTGATCCTAAGTCTAGACAGTGCATCTTCCTTGGTTATCCTCCACAATCCAAGGGTTATATCTGCTTGGATGCTCTCATAGGTAGAATTTACATTTCACGTCATTATGTGTTTGATGAATCTATATTTCCCATCTATCCAGTTTCTAATTCTGAgtcatctattttattttttgctactcCTTCTCCTTCCTTTGATGTCTGGCTTTCTTCCTTGATTCCCAGTTTTACTCTTGTTCTATCTAACTCTAGTCCTAACACTCACTCTAGTTCTACTCTGTCTAACTCTAATCCTTCTTCTATGCCTGTTCTTTCTCATGATACTCTTCTTGTTCAAtctgttttatttgtttctaatCCTATTGTAAGTCTTGTTGTTGGTTCCACTTAGTCTATTTCTGGTTTTATCTCAAATCCCACTAGTTCAAATCAAGAACTTGTACCTTTGTCCACAAATTCACGTCCTATGCTTACTAGGTCCAAGAATGGTATTTTCAAGCCTAAAGCTTTTGCTGTTCAGGCTGATTATAATTGTACTAAGCCTCCATCTTACTCTATACCAGCTAAGTTTCCTCATTAGGTTGAAGCAATGGATTCTGAGTTTACCAGTTTGCAACAACAACATACTTGGACTTTGGTTCCCTTACCACCAAATAAGAATGTTGTGGGATGTAAGTGGGTGTACAAGGTTAAGAGAAATAGTGATGGGAGTATTGCTAGATTTAAAGCTAGGCTTGTTGCCAAGGGTACTTGCAGCAGTATGGTTTAGACTATGTTGAAACTTTTAGTCTAGTGGTCAAGCCTACTACTGTAAGGATAATTCTAGCTTTAACAGTTCATTTTGGTTGGTCCTTAAGGCAATTGGATGTTTCCAATGCTTTTCTTCATGGGGTGTTGCAGGAGAAGGTTTACATGAGTCAACCACCTGGGTATAAGGATCATTCTAAGCCTCATCATATTTGCTTGCTGCATAAGGCCGTTTATGGTCTTAAGTAGGCTCCTATGGCTTGGTTTGACAACTTTTCCACTCAGCTTTTTCACATGGGATCCCAGGCTTCTTGTATAGATAGTAACTTGTTTATTCTCATTCATTCAGTCCATGTCGTTTACTTGCTTCTATATGTGGATAACATTATAATTACTGGCAACCATGCTACTTTTGTTGCTGAGATTATCAAGCAGATTAGTGTCTCTTTTGCTCTCAAGGAATTGGGTCTTATAAGTTACTTATTGGGCCTGCAAATTGAGTACATTGATGatggaatttttgtgcattAGTCTAAGTATGCCAAGGACTTATTGTCTATGTTTCATATGCTAGATAGTAAGCCCTATTCTAATCCTTGTGCTCCTAATCATTCTCATGTTCCTTCTGCCAGTCCTCTCCTCTCTAAACCCATTACATATAGAAGCCTTGTATGGGCTTTGCAATACTTAACATTTACTAGGCCAAACTTGTCATTTGCAGTTCAACAGGCATGTCAGTTCATGAGTAAGCCTTCTTAGCATCATCTCATTGCTACTAAAAGAATTTTGAGGTATTTGAGTGGTACTCTTCACTTGGGCATTCATTTTAGGTCTCGTCCTCTTCATCTTTCAACATATtgtgatgctgattgggctggGGATCCCATTGCTAGAAGGTCTATTACTGGAATGGTTGTACGTTTAGGAAATTCACCCATTACCTGGTTTCCTAAGAAGCAAT encodes:
- the LOC126704943 gene encoding uncharacterized protein LOC126704943, coding for MINFIDDDDHAPDPFLKDSSGNFTTEANLEFFQWKSREQALFTFLNSTLSPSILALTVGQKSGRGVWKVIEKRFASVSRSHILNLRNELMSIKKGSESMDSFFQRIKEIRDKLGAVAVYVNEEELIHLALKALPSEYDAFCSIIRTRNDVLTLEELNTLLNAEERSIKKRSDFRDSTSLAMAVNHFNQGFTRGRGKNGNNRGRGNGRGGNKYQFSGGYNNQFSGHGQFHNSNNQVSDHQFTSFPQIKSNSSQGQKVACQICGKNGHYALVCYHHMNFTYQGRHALAKPAFMAARLMAATTSANRNPNWLIDTGAFDHIIPDLSQLSLGQQPTTSESITASNGQELLVTHIGNDLPIGKVLYRGLSKDGVYPIPPFAFLPSSSSSHPNGIAKRKHRHIVESGLSMLHHSNLSLSYWSYAFSTAIYLINRVPSSVLNFISPWEKLYDHKPPLHALKTFGCAYYPFLKPYNSHKFDPKSRQCIFLGYPPQSKGYICLDALIGRIYISRHYVFDESIFPIYPVSNSESSILFFATPSPSFDVWLSSLIPSFTLVLSNSSPNTHSSSTLSNSNPSSMPVLSHDTLLVQSVLFVSNPIVEAMDSEFTSLQQQHTWTLVPLPPNKNVVGCKWVYKVKRNSDGSIARFKARLVAKGTCSSMEKVYMSQPPGYKDHSKPHHICLLHKAVYVHVVYLLLYVDNIIITGNHATFVAEIIKQISVSFALKELGLISYLLGLQIEYIDDGIFVH